A stretch of Triticum aestivum cultivar Chinese Spring chromosome 1D, IWGSC CS RefSeq v2.1, whole genome shotgun sequence DNA encodes these proteins:
- the LOC123180921 gene encoding F-box protein At4g35930 isoform X4, whose amino-acid sequence MGSGSVTLKEKKRVKHTKNKYLKPGALAQIRYSRSTSRDIGKKRILLNVEKDDELETSPHAEVVFESSTPIMSPARLSFETFSGIKGQLLPTTPKTPQAAECDGHSRLESLPLDLLIKIVCYLHHDQLKAVFHVSSRIRKAVELARQYHFNYTTPDRSRQELLQNKTPLRSEHWPFMSRIDGKDVRVATPRTPKAPKHGPRPSRFKLLDVKPITAVLFPDSLPSKKRRLRRLMPPGLPRPVPKAAASPRVLLYEEELCEAVAQNKLL is encoded by the exons ATGGGGTCTGGATCAGTGACTCTGAAGGAAAAGAAACGAGTGAAACATACAAAGAACAAGTACTTGAAGCCTGGTGCCCTGGCTCAAATTCGTTATAGTAGGAGCACAAGCAGGGATATAGGGAAGAAACGGATTCTGTTGAATGTGGAGAAGGACGATGAGCTGGAGACATCACCACATGCCGAGGTTGTGTTTGAAAGCAGTACACCAATTATGTCTCCAGCAAGACTCAGTTTTGAGACATTTAGTGGCATCAAGGGACAGTTGTTGCCAACAACTCCAAAGACTCCTCAAGCAGCTGAATGTGATGGCCATTCAAGGCTTGAGTCACTTCCACTTGATCTGTTG ATCAAGATCGTCTGTTACTTGCACCATGACCAGCTGAAGGCTGTTTTCCACGTTTCATCAAGGATCCGAAAGGCA GTGGAACTGGCACGGCAGTACCATTTCAACTACACCACTCCAGATCGCAGCAGGCAGGAACTGCTCCAAAACAAGACCCCTCTCCGGAGTGAGCATTGGCCTTTCATGAG CAGAATAGACGGCAAGGATGTGAGGGTCGCCACCCCAAGAACCCCAAAGGCCCCAAAACATGGCCCTCGGCCTTCACGTTTCAAGCTGCTTGACGTGAAGCCGATCACAGCCGTTCTTTTCCCAGATTCGTTGCCTTCAAAAAAGCGCCGTCTGCGGCGTCTGATGCCGCCAGGATTGCCAAGGCCTGTACCCAAAGCCGCAGCCTCTCCCAGAGTTTTACTATACGAGGAAGAGCTTTGCGAAGCGGTGGCGCAGAATAAGCTTCTATGA
- the LOC123180920 gene encoding GDSL esterase/lipase EXL3 produces MAMAGECTTGAGGATRRLILIITALVALMLLQRPCCCTAASQPGSSQTRPPALILFGDSIVDPGNNNGLTTAVRCDFAPYGQDFPAHNATGRFSNGKIVGDILAARMGLKQYVPAYLGTELSDSDLLTGVSFASGGCGFDPLTAEIVSVLSMDDQLELFKEYKGKIGRIAGAQRAADIVSTSLYLVVTGTDDLANTYFTTPLRRDYDLESYIEFIVQCASAFIQKLHGLGARRVSVAGAPPIGCVPSQRTNAGGEERACVSLYNQAAVLYNAALEKELRRLNGTALLPGSVLKYIDLYTPLLDMIQRPAAYGFQVSDRGCCGTGLFEVTLTCNRYTAHACSDPTKFLFWDTYHLTETGYNLLMAQIINRYGLW; encoded by the exons ATGGCCATGGCCGGCGAATGCACGACCGGAGCCGGAGGAGCAACGCGCCGCCTCATTCTCATCATAACAGCACTCGTGGCATTGATGCTGCTGCAGCGTCCCTGCTGCTGCACTGCCGCTTCCCAGCCGGGCTCGAGCCAGACGcggccgccggcgctgatcctgtTCGGGGACTCCATCGTGGACCCGGGCAACAACAACGGCCTCACCACGGCGGTGCGGTGCGACTTCGCGCCCTACGGCCAGGACTTCCCCGCCCACAACGCCACCGGCAGGTTCAGCAACGGCAAGATCGTCGGCGACATCCTCG CCGCCCGGATGGGCCTGAAGCAGTACGTGCCGGCGTACCTCGGCACGGAGCTCAGCGACTCGGACCTCCTCACCGGCGTCAGCTTCGCCTCCGGTGGCTGCGGCTTCGACCCCCTCACGGCCGAGATCGTG TCGGTTCTGAGCATGGACGACCAGCTGGAGCTGTTCAAGGAGTACAAGGGTAAGATCGGCCGCATCGCCGGCGCGCAGCGAGCCGCCGACATCGTCTCGACGAGCCTCTACCTGGTGGTGACCGGCACCGACGACCTGGCCAACACCTACTTCACGACGCCGCTCCGGCGAGACTACGACCTCGAGTCCTACATCGAGTTCATCGTGCAGTGCGCCTCGGCCTTCATCCAGAAGCTGCACGGGCTGGGCGCGCGGCGGGTGAGCGTCGCCGGCGCCCCGCCCATCGGGTGCGTGCCGTCGCAGCGGACCAAcgccggcggcgaggagagggCGTGCGTGTCCCTGTACAACCAGGCGGCCGTGCTGTACAACGCGGCGCTGGAGAAGGAGCTCCGACGGCTCAACGGCACGGCGCTGCTCCCGGGGTCGGTGCTCAAGTACATCGACCTCTACACGCCGCTGCTGGACATGATCCAGCGCCCGGCCGCCTACGGCTTCCAGGTGTCCGACCGCGGCTGCTGCGGCACCGGCCTGTTCGAGGTGACGCTCACCTGCAACAGGTACACGGCGCACGCCTGCAGCGACCCGACCAAGTTCCTCTTCTGGGACACCTACCACCTCACCGAGACGGGCTACAACCTCCTCATGGCGCAGATCATCAATCGCTACGGCTTGTGGTAG